A genome region from Oryzias melastigma strain HK-1 linkage group LG12, ASM292280v2, whole genome shotgun sequence includes the following:
- the rnf170 gene encoding E3 ubiquitin-protein ligase RNF170, with product MEDSQCGELDYLIQDEDTIIEGVSNQVLFVVVLSLTFLAGLLTLLCRQDEQNIHPENQEHVRAVRQQLQTEQDENPQAEARQQFYTDMSCPVCLQQAVLPVETNCGHLFCGSCIIAYWRYGTWLGAIHCPICRQMVTLLFPLFHEHAAPQRVQDGEAQPQLILRDLNDYNRRFSGQPRSLMDRLRDVPTLLRHAFREMFSVGGLFWMFRIRILLCLVGAITYLASPLDILPEALFGLLGFMDDFFVILLLFVYISIMYREVVTQRLNG from the exons ATGGAGGATAGTCAATGTGGAGAGCTGGACTACCTGATCCAGGATGAGGACACCATCATAGAAGGTGTCAGCAACCAGGTGCTGTTTGTTGTAGTTCTCAGTCTGACCTTCCTGGCGGGTCTTCTCACTCTACTCTGCAG gcAAGACGAGCAGAATATCCACCCTGAGAACCAGGAGCACGTCCGAGCGGTCCGACAACAGCTTCAAACCGAACAG GATGAAAACCCTCAGGCCGAGGCCAGGCAGCAGTTTTACACAGACATGTCTTGCCCCGTCTGTTTGCAGCAGGCCGTTCTGCCTGTGGAAACAAACTGTGGACACCTTTTCTGTG GCTCCTGCATCATAGCTTACTGGAGATATGGCACCTGGCTCGGTGCCATCCATTGTCCCATCTGCAGACAAATG GTAACTCTACTCTTCCCCCTTTTCCATGAGCATGCTGCTCCTCAGAGGGTTCAGGACGGAGAGGCACAACCACAGCTGATCCTGAGAGACCTCAATGATTATAACCGGAGGTTCTCTGGCCAGCCCAGATCT TTGATGGACAGGCTGCGCGATGTTCCCACCCTGCTTCGTCACGCCTTCAGGGAGATGTTTTCAGTGGGCGGGCTCTTCTGGATGTTCAGGATTCGCATTCTCCTCTGTCTTGTTGGTGCCATCACGTACCTGGCCTCACCACTCGACATCCTCCCTGAAGCGCTCTTCGGCCTTCTGGGATTCATGGACGACTTCTTCGTCATCCTCCTTCTGTTTGTGTACATCTCAATCATGTACAGGGAGGTGGTCACTCAAAGACTGAATGGATAG
- the hook3 gene encoding protein Hook homolog 3 isoform X2: protein MSTPESLDRMELCESLLTWIQTFEVEAPCKRVEDLTSGAVMAQVLQKIDGGYFSDAWISRIKPEVGDNWRLKVSNLKKILSGILDYYQEVLGQQINDFTLPDVNLIGEHSDAAELGRMLQLILGCAVNCEQKQEYIQTIMVMEESVQHVVMTAIQELMSKETPVTGGNDSYLDLDRQLKKTVEELNDVLATKEEIAQRCRELDMQALLAQEERDRLRLEYNELEERVAALQEEKSSLLAENQVLMERLNQSDSIEDVNSPAGRRHLQLQTQLEQLQEETFRLEAAKDDYRIRCEELEKELLDVKSQNEELTSLADEAQSLKDEMDVLRHSSDKVSKLEGTVEHYKKKLEDMGLLRRQIKLLEEKNTVLMQSSVSLEEELRKANAAKGQLETYKRQVVELQNRLSEESKKADKMEFEYKRVKEKVDSLQKEKDRMRTERDSLKETIEELRCVQAQEGQLTSSLFPLVSNTGSDSLAAEITTPEMREHVIRLQHENKMLKLAQEGSDNEKIALLQSLLEDANRRKNELETENRLINQRLMEEQSQVEELQKTVQEQGLKADDSSVLKKKNNEHMEKLRELNNELLKKNACIDEMELKCNTSSQRVDELEEALKKKDDEMKQMEERYKKYLEKAKSVIRTLDPKQNQGSGPEVQALKNQLQEKERMLHSLEKEMDKTKSQRDHEEKLIVSAWYNMGMSMQKKAAEDRLASTGSGQSFLARQRQATSTRRSYPGHVQPATARSTR, encoded by the exons ATGAGCACACCGGAGTCGCTGGATCGAATGGAACTCTGTGAAAGCCTTTTAACGTGG ATCCAGACGTTTGAAGTGGAGGCTCCCTGTAAAAGGGTGGAGGACCTGACCAGTGGTGCCGTCATGGCCCAAGTTCTTCAGAAAAT AGATGGGGGGTATTTTAGCGATGCCTGGATTAGCAGAATCAAACCAGAAGTCGGGGACAACTGGAGATTAAAG gtcagcaatcttaaaaaaatcctatcaGGCATTCTAGACTATTACCAGGAG GTCCTGGGCCAGCAGATTAATGACTTCACACTGCCAGATGTTAATCTGATTGGAGAACACTCAGATGCAGCAGAACTTGGGAGGATGTTACAACTTATATTAGGCTGTGCAGTTAACTGTGAACAGAAACAAG AATACATCCAGACCATCATGGTAATGGAGGAATCAGTGCAGCATGTTGTCATGACAGCCATCCAGGAG ctGATGAGCAAAGAGACTCCAGTCACAGGAGGAAATGACTCTTACTTGGATCTAGACAGACAG CTGAAAAAGACGGTGGAGGAGCTGAATGATGTTTTGGCAACCAAAGAAGAGATCGCCCAGAGGTGTCGAGAGCTCGACATGCAG GCTCTCCTTGCCCAAGAAGAGCGTGATAGGCTGAGGTTAGAGTATAATGAGCTAGAAGAAAGG GTGGCCGCTCTGcaagaggagaaaagcagcctctTAGCAGAAAACCAGGTCCTGATGGAGAGACTGAACCAGTCCGACTCCATCGAGGACGTCAACAGCCCCGCTGGACGCAGACACCtccagctgcagacacagctggaGCAACTCCAGGAGGAGACGTTCAG GTTGGAGGCCGCTAAAGACGATTACAGGATTCGATGTGAGGAGCTTGAAAAAGAACTTCTGGACGTTAAATCCCAAAACGAGGAGCTGACGTCTCTGGCTGATGAAGCGCAGTCTCTGAAGGATGAGATGGATGTCCTCAG GCATTCGTCTGACAAAGTGTCAAAACTGGAGGGAACAGTGGAGCACTACAAGAAAAAGCTGGAGGACATGGGGCTCCTCAGGAGACAG ATTAAGCTATTGGAGGAGAAGAACACAGTATTAATGCAAAGCAGCGTCAGCCTGGAGGAAGAACTCCGAAAGGCCAACGCAGCCAAGGGCCAGCTGGAGACCTACAAGAGACAG GTCGTGGAGCTCCAGAACAGACTGTCCGAAGAGTCTAAAAAAGCGGACAAGATGGAGTTTGAGTACAAACGGGTGAAAGAGAAAGTGGACTCTCTCCAAAAGGAAAAGGAT CGCATGAGAACTGAGAGGGATTCCCTTAAAGAGACGATTGAGGAGCTCCGGTGTGTCCAAGCTCAGGAGGGCCAACTCACATCAA GTCTCTTCCCATTGGTCAGCAATACTGGTTCGGATTCTCTGGCTGCTGAGATCACCACTCCAGAGATGCG AGAACACGTCATCCGTCTTCAGCACGAGaacaaaatgctgaagctggCCCAGGAGGGATCTGACAACGAGAAGATCGCGCTGCTGCAGAGTTTACTGGAAGATGCCAACCGAAGAAAAAACGAGCTggaaactgagaacag GTTAATCAATCAGCGCCTGATGGAGGAACAGAGCCAAGTGGAAGAACTTCAGAAGACTGTTCAGGAACAGGGTTTAAAAGCTGATGAT TCTTCTgtcctgaagaagaaaaacaatgagCACAT GGAGAAACTGCGCGAACTGAACAACGAGTTACTGAAGAAAAATGCCTGTATTGATGAAATGGAGTTAAAGTGCAATACCAGCT ctCAGCGAGTGGACGAACTGGAAGAAGCCTTGAAAAAGAAAGACGACGAGATGAAACAGATGGAGGAAAGATACAAGAAATACCTCGAAAAAGCCAAGAGT GTGATCCGGACGCTGGATCCGAAGCAGAACCAAGGTTCAGGCCCAGAAGTGCAGGCACTCAAAAACCAGCTGCAGGAGAAGGAGAGGATGTTGCATTCACTGGAG aaagaaatggaCAAAACGAAAAGTCAGAGAGACCACGAGGAAAAGCTCATCGTTTCTGCCTGGTACAACATG GGCATGAGCATGCAGAAGAAGGCGGCTGAAGACAGACTAGCCAGTACTGGTTCTGGTCAGTCCTTCCTGGCCCGGCAGAGACAAGCCACCAGCACGCGCCGCTCTTATCCGGGTCACGTCCAGCCAGCTACCGCAAG ATCCACAAGGTAG
- the hook3 gene encoding protein Hook homolog 3 isoform X1 translates to MSTPESLDRMELCESLLTWIQTFEVEAPCKRVEDLTSGAVMAQVLQKIDGGYFSDAWISRIKPEVGDNWRLKVSNLKKILSGILDYYQEVLGQQINDFTLPDVNLIGEHSDAAELGRMLQLILGCAVNCEQKQEYIQTIMVMEESVQHVVMTAIQELMSKETPVTGGNDSYLDLDRQLKKTVEELNDVLATKEEIAQRCRELDMQALLAQEERDRLRLEYNELEERVAALQEEKSSLLAENQVLMERLNQSDSIEDVNSPAGRRHLQLQTQLEQLQEETFRLEAAKDDYRIRCEELEKELLDVKSQNEELTSLADEAQSLKDEMDVLRHSSDKVSKLEGTVEHYKKKLEDMGLLRRQIKLLEEKNTVLMQSSVSLEEELRKANAAKGQLETYKRQVVELQNRLSEESKKADKMEFEYKRVKEKVDSLQKEKDRMRTERDSLKETIEELRCVQAQEGQLTSSLFPLVSNTGSDSLAAEITTPEMREHVIRLQHENKMLKLAQEGSDNEKIALLQSLLEDANRRKNELETENRLINQRLMEEQSQVEELQKTVQEQGLKADDSSVLKKKNNEHMEKLRELNNELLKKNACIDEMELKCNTSSQRVDELEEALKKKDDEMKQMEERYKKYLEKAKSVIRTLDPKQNQGSGPEVQALKNQLQEKERMLHSLEKEMDKTKSQRDHEEKLIVSAWYNMGMSMQKKAAEDRLASTGSGQSFLARQRQATSTRRSYPGHVQPATASNVTA, encoded by the exons ATGAGCACACCGGAGTCGCTGGATCGAATGGAACTCTGTGAAAGCCTTTTAACGTGG ATCCAGACGTTTGAAGTGGAGGCTCCCTGTAAAAGGGTGGAGGACCTGACCAGTGGTGCCGTCATGGCCCAAGTTCTTCAGAAAAT AGATGGGGGGTATTTTAGCGATGCCTGGATTAGCAGAATCAAACCAGAAGTCGGGGACAACTGGAGATTAAAG gtcagcaatcttaaaaaaatcctatcaGGCATTCTAGACTATTACCAGGAG GTCCTGGGCCAGCAGATTAATGACTTCACACTGCCAGATGTTAATCTGATTGGAGAACACTCAGATGCAGCAGAACTTGGGAGGATGTTACAACTTATATTAGGCTGTGCAGTTAACTGTGAACAGAAACAAG AATACATCCAGACCATCATGGTAATGGAGGAATCAGTGCAGCATGTTGTCATGACAGCCATCCAGGAG ctGATGAGCAAAGAGACTCCAGTCACAGGAGGAAATGACTCTTACTTGGATCTAGACAGACAG CTGAAAAAGACGGTGGAGGAGCTGAATGATGTTTTGGCAACCAAAGAAGAGATCGCCCAGAGGTGTCGAGAGCTCGACATGCAG GCTCTCCTTGCCCAAGAAGAGCGTGATAGGCTGAGGTTAGAGTATAATGAGCTAGAAGAAAGG GTGGCCGCTCTGcaagaggagaaaagcagcctctTAGCAGAAAACCAGGTCCTGATGGAGAGACTGAACCAGTCCGACTCCATCGAGGACGTCAACAGCCCCGCTGGACGCAGACACCtccagctgcagacacagctggaGCAACTCCAGGAGGAGACGTTCAG GTTGGAGGCCGCTAAAGACGATTACAGGATTCGATGTGAGGAGCTTGAAAAAGAACTTCTGGACGTTAAATCCCAAAACGAGGAGCTGACGTCTCTGGCTGATGAAGCGCAGTCTCTGAAGGATGAGATGGATGTCCTCAG GCATTCGTCTGACAAAGTGTCAAAACTGGAGGGAACAGTGGAGCACTACAAGAAAAAGCTGGAGGACATGGGGCTCCTCAGGAGACAG ATTAAGCTATTGGAGGAGAAGAACACAGTATTAATGCAAAGCAGCGTCAGCCTGGAGGAAGAACTCCGAAAGGCCAACGCAGCCAAGGGCCAGCTGGAGACCTACAAGAGACAG GTCGTGGAGCTCCAGAACAGACTGTCCGAAGAGTCTAAAAAAGCGGACAAGATGGAGTTTGAGTACAAACGGGTGAAAGAGAAAGTGGACTCTCTCCAAAAGGAAAAGGAT CGCATGAGAACTGAGAGGGATTCCCTTAAAGAGACGATTGAGGAGCTCCGGTGTGTCCAAGCTCAGGAGGGCCAACTCACATCAA GTCTCTTCCCATTGGTCAGCAATACTGGTTCGGATTCTCTGGCTGCTGAGATCACCACTCCAGAGATGCG AGAACACGTCATCCGTCTTCAGCACGAGaacaaaatgctgaagctggCCCAGGAGGGATCTGACAACGAGAAGATCGCGCTGCTGCAGAGTTTACTGGAAGATGCCAACCGAAGAAAAAACGAGCTggaaactgagaacag GTTAATCAATCAGCGCCTGATGGAGGAACAGAGCCAAGTGGAAGAACTTCAGAAGACTGTTCAGGAACAGGGTTTAAAAGCTGATGAT TCTTCTgtcctgaagaagaaaaacaatgagCACAT GGAGAAACTGCGCGAACTGAACAACGAGTTACTGAAGAAAAATGCCTGTATTGATGAAATGGAGTTAAAGTGCAATACCAGCT ctCAGCGAGTGGACGAACTGGAAGAAGCCTTGAAAAAGAAAGACGACGAGATGAAACAGATGGAGGAAAGATACAAGAAATACCTCGAAAAAGCCAAGAGT GTGATCCGGACGCTGGATCCGAAGCAGAACCAAGGTTCAGGCCCAGAAGTGCAGGCACTCAAAAACCAGCTGCAGGAGAAGGAGAGGATGTTGCATTCACTGGAG aaagaaatggaCAAAACGAAAAGTCAGAGAGACCACGAGGAAAAGCTCATCGTTTCTGCCTGGTACAACATG GGCATGAGCATGCAGAAGAAGGCGGCTGAAGACAGACTAGCCAGTACTGGTTCTGGTCAGTCCTTCCTGGCCCGGCAGAGACAAGCCACCAGCACGCGCCGCTCTTATCCGGGTCACGTCCAGCCAGCTACCGCAAG CAATGTCACTGCATGA
- the hook3 gene encoding protein Hook homolog 3 isoform X3 codes for MSTPESLDRMELCESLLTWIQTFEVEAPCKRVEDLTSGAVMAQVLQKIDGGYFSDAWISRIKPEVGDNWRLKVSNLKKILSGILDYYQEVLGQQINDFTLPDVNLIGEHSDAAELGRMLQLILGCAVNCEQKQEYIQTIMVMEESVQHVVMTAIQELMSKETPVTGGNDSYLDLDRQLKKTVEELNDVLATKEEIAQRCRELDMQVAALQEEKSSLLAENQVLMERLNQSDSIEDVNSPAGRRHLQLQTQLEQLQEETFRLEAAKDDYRIRCEELEKELLDVKSQNEELTSLADEAQSLKDEMDVLRHSSDKVSKLEGTVEHYKKKLEDMGLLRRQIKLLEEKNTVLMQSSVSLEEELRKANAAKGQLETYKRQVVELQNRLSEESKKADKMEFEYKRVKEKVDSLQKEKDRMRTERDSLKETIEELRCVQAQEGQLTSSLFPLVSNTGSDSLAAEITTPEMREHVIRLQHENKMLKLAQEGSDNEKIALLQSLLEDANRRKNELETENRLINQRLMEEQSQVEELQKTVQEQGLKADDSSVLKKKNNEHMEKLRELNNELLKKNACIDEMELKCNTSSQRVDELEEALKKKDDEMKQMEERYKKYLEKAKSVIRTLDPKQNQGSGPEVQALKNQLQEKERMLHSLEKEMDKTKSQRDHEEKLIVSAWYNMGMSMQKKAAEDRLASTGSGQSFLARQRQATSTRRSYPGHVQPATASNVTA; via the exons ATGAGCACACCGGAGTCGCTGGATCGAATGGAACTCTGTGAAAGCCTTTTAACGTGG ATCCAGACGTTTGAAGTGGAGGCTCCCTGTAAAAGGGTGGAGGACCTGACCAGTGGTGCCGTCATGGCCCAAGTTCTTCAGAAAAT AGATGGGGGGTATTTTAGCGATGCCTGGATTAGCAGAATCAAACCAGAAGTCGGGGACAACTGGAGATTAAAG gtcagcaatcttaaaaaaatcctatcaGGCATTCTAGACTATTACCAGGAG GTCCTGGGCCAGCAGATTAATGACTTCACACTGCCAGATGTTAATCTGATTGGAGAACACTCAGATGCAGCAGAACTTGGGAGGATGTTACAACTTATATTAGGCTGTGCAGTTAACTGTGAACAGAAACAAG AATACATCCAGACCATCATGGTAATGGAGGAATCAGTGCAGCATGTTGTCATGACAGCCATCCAGGAG ctGATGAGCAAAGAGACTCCAGTCACAGGAGGAAATGACTCTTACTTGGATCTAGACAGACAG CTGAAAAAGACGGTGGAGGAGCTGAATGATGTTTTGGCAACCAAAGAAGAGATCGCCCAGAGGTGTCGAGAGCTCGACATGCAG GTGGCCGCTCTGcaagaggagaaaagcagcctctTAGCAGAAAACCAGGTCCTGATGGAGAGACTGAACCAGTCCGACTCCATCGAGGACGTCAACAGCCCCGCTGGACGCAGACACCtccagctgcagacacagctggaGCAACTCCAGGAGGAGACGTTCAG GTTGGAGGCCGCTAAAGACGATTACAGGATTCGATGTGAGGAGCTTGAAAAAGAACTTCTGGACGTTAAATCCCAAAACGAGGAGCTGACGTCTCTGGCTGATGAAGCGCAGTCTCTGAAGGATGAGATGGATGTCCTCAG GCATTCGTCTGACAAAGTGTCAAAACTGGAGGGAACAGTGGAGCACTACAAGAAAAAGCTGGAGGACATGGGGCTCCTCAGGAGACAG ATTAAGCTATTGGAGGAGAAGAACACAGTATTAATGCAAAGCAGCGTCAGCCTGGAGGAAGAACTCCGAAAGGCCAACGCAGCCAAGGGCCAGCTGGAGACCTACAAGAGACAG GTCGTGGAGCTCCAGAACAGACTGTCCGAAGAGTCTAAAAAAGCGGACAAGATGGAGTTTGAGTACAAACGGGTGAAAGAGAAAGTGGACTCTCTCCAAAAGGAAAAGGAT CGCATGAGAACTGAGAGGGATTCCCTTAAAGAGACGATTGAGGAGCTCCGGTGTGTCCAAGCTCAGGAGGGCCAACTCACATCAA GTCTCTTCCCATTGGTCAGCAATACTGGTTCGGATTCTCTGGCTGCTGAGATCACCACTCCAGAGATGCG AGAACACGTCATCCGTCTTCAGCACGAGaacaaaatgctgaagctggCCCAGGAGGGATCTGACAACGAGAAGATCGCGCTGCTGCAGAGTTTACTGGAAGATGCCAACCGAAGAAAAAACGAGCTggaaactgagaacag GTTAATCAATCAGCGCCTGATGGAGGAACAGAGCCAAGTGGAAGAACTTCAGAAGACTGTTCAGGAACAGGGTTTAAAAGCTGATGAT TCTTCTgtcctgaagaagaaaaacaatgagCACAT GGAGAAACTGCGCGAACTGAACAACGAGTTACTGAAGAAAAATGCCTGTATTGATGAAATGGAGTTAAAGTGCAATACCAGCT ctCAGCGAGTGGACGAACTGGAAGAAGCCTTGAAAAAGAAAGACGACGAGATGAAACAGATGGAGGAAAGATACAAGAAATACCTCGAAAAAGCCAAGAGT GTGATCCGGACGCTGGATCCGAAGCAGAACCAAGGTTCAGGCCCAGAAGTGCAGGCACTCAAAAACCAGCTGCAGGAGAAGGAGAGGATGTTGCATTCACTGGAG aaagaaatggaCAAAACGAAAAGTCAGAGAGACCACGAGGAAAAGCTCATCGTTTCTGCCTGGTACAACATG GGCATGAGCATGCAGAAGAAGGCGGCTGAAGACAGACTAGCCAGTACTGGTTCTGGTCAGTCCTTCCTGGCCCGGCAGAGACAAGCCACCAGCACGCGCCGCTCTTATCCGGGTCACGTCCAGCCAGCTACCGCAAG CAATGTCACTGCATGA